In a single window of the Rhineura floridana isolate rRhiFlo1 chromosome 3, rRhiFlo1.hap2, whole genome shotgun sequence genome:
- the LOC133381305 gene encoding zinc finger protein 883-like isoform X1, producing the protein MGFPFLSRLIENYAVSEQGVVTFEEVSLHFTEEESVLLDPGQRPLYKQVMREIHETMTSLGDTWRITAEEEPSEVSQQRAKEPKEKPNLGSEEGAEIQEGRQTQNLWDESRASHRDENKIQESTFHLKITSMSPEYSKILSCQKGLSTHQTRYMRERPYKCLECGKSFNQSYSLQRHQKTHTGYQCLECGKSFSANRYLTRHHRTHTGDKPYQCMECGKSFSQSYSLTLHRRTHTGDKPYKCLECGKSFINNSSLRLHQRIHTGEEPYKCLECGKGFIQKSSLVTHQITHSGDKPHKCLECGKSFVQKSNLVIHQVTHSGDKPHKCLECGKSFNQKSNLVRHQITHSWDKPHKCLECGKSFRHSYYLISHQRTHTGEKPYKCLECGKSFVQKSNLVTHQIIHSGDKPHKCLECGKSFVRKSSLMRHQITHSWDDPHKCSECGKSFSHSYSLTSHQRTHTEEKPHKCKECGKSFRHSFSLTLHQSNHTGDKHHECTECGKSYSNHSHLSRHQRTHRGDTPYKCFQCGKSFRYRYSLTLHQRTHTGDKPYECMECGKNFVVSSSLTSHQRIHTGEKPYKCLECGKSFSESGNLTTHQRIHTGDKPYKCMECGKSFRYSYSLSSHHRTHREETL; encoded by the coding sequence GAGATACCTGGAGGATCACAGCTGAGGAAGAACCATCAGAAGTGTCACAACAAAGAGCCAAGGAGCCGAAGGAGAAACCAAACTTGGGAAGTGAGGAAGGAGCAGAGATACAAGAGGGAAGACAAACACAGAACCTGTGGGATGAATCCAGAGCTTCTCACAGGGATGAAAATAAGATTCAGGAGAGCACTTTTCACCTAAAGATAACGAGCATGTCTCCTGAGTACAGTAAAATCTTAAGTTGCCAAAAAGGCTTGAGTACACATCAGACAAGGTATATGAGAGAGAGaccctataaatgcttggagtgtggaaagagttttaatCAGAGTTACAGTCTTCAGAGACATCAAAAAACTCATACAGGGTATCAATGTcttgaatgtggaaaaagcttcagtgcaAATCGCTATCTTACTagacatcacagaactcatacaggagacaaaccttatcaatgcatggagtgtggaaagagcttcagccagagCTACTCTCTTACGTTGCAtcgcagaactcatacaggggacaaaccttacaaatgccttgagtgcggaaagagcttcattaACAACAGCTCCCTTAGattacatcaaagaattcatacaggggaggaaccttataaatgcttggagtgtggaaaggggtTCATTCAGAAAAGCAGCCTTGTTACACATCAGATAACTCATTCAGGAGACAAaccacataaatgcttggagtgtggaaagagcttcgttCAGAAAAGCAACCTTGTTATACATCAAGTAACTCATTCAGGGGACAAaccacataaatgcttggagtgtggaaagagcttcaatcagaaaaGCAATCTTGTTAGACATCAAATAACTCATTCATGGGACAAACcacataaatgtttggagtgtggaaagagcttcagacacAGTTACTACCTtatttcacatcaaagaactcatacaggggagaaaccttataaatgcttggagtgtggaaagagcttcgttCAGAAAAGCAACCTTGTTACACATCAAATAATTCATTCAGGGGACAAAccccataaatgcttggagtgtggaaagagcttcgttCGGAAAAGCAGCCTTATGAGACATCAAATAACTCATTCATGGGACGATCCACATAAATGttcggagtgtggaaagagcttcagtcacagttactcccttacttcacatcaaagaactcatacagaggagaaacctcataaatgcaaggagtgtggaaagagcttcaggcacAGTTTCtcccttactttacatcaaagcaATCATACAGGAGATAAACATCATGAATGcacggagtgtggaaagagctacaGTAACCATAGCCACCTTAgtagacatcaaagaactcatagaGGGGACACGCCTTATAAATGCTtccagtgtggaaagagcttcagatacAGATactcccttactttgcatcaaagaactcatacaggggacaaaccttatgaatgcatggagtgtggaaagaacttcgtTGTCAGTAGCTCCCTTACATCACATCAacgaattcatacaggggagaaaccttataaatgcctggaatgtggaaagagcttcagtgaaagTGGTAATCTTActacacatcaaagaattcatacaggggacaaaccttataaatgcatggagtgtggaaagagcttcagatacAGTTACTCCCTTagttcgcatcacagaactcacagggaagaaaccttataa
- the LOC133381305 gene encoding zinc finger protein 883-like isoform X2, which yields MEHLGYLDTSYHGVVTFEEVSLHFTEEESVLLDPGQRPLYKQVMREIHETMTSLGDTWRITAEEEPSEVSQQRAKEPKEKPNLGSEEGAEIQEGRQTQNLWDESRASHRDENKIQESTFHLKITSMSPEYSKILSCQKGLSTHQTRYMRERPYKCLECGKSFNQSYSLQRHQKTHTGYQCLECGKSFSANRYLTRHHRTHTGDKPYQCMECGKSFSQSYSLTLHRRTHTGDKPYKCLECGKSFINNSSLRLHQRIHTGEEPYKCLECGKGFIQKSSLVTHQITHSGDKPHKCLECGKSFVQKSNLVIHQVTHSGDKPHKCLECGKSFNQKSNLVRHQITHSWDKPHKCLECGKSFRHSYYLISHQRTHTGEKPYKCLECGKSFVQKSNLVTHQIIHSGDKPHKCLECGKSFVRKSSLMRHQITHSWDDPHKCSECGKSFSHSYSLTSHQRTHTEEKPHKCKECGKSFRHSFSLTLHQSNHTGDKHHECTECGKSYSNHSHLSRHQRTHRGDTPYKCFQCGKSFRYRYSLTLHQRTHTGDKPYECMECGKNFVVSSSLTSHQRIHTGEKPYKCLECGKSFSESGNLTTHQRIHTGDKPYKCMECGKSFRYSYSLSSHHRTHREETL from the coding sequence GAGATACCTGGAGGATCACAGCTGAGGAAGAACCATCAGAAGTGTCACAACAAAGAGCCAAGGAGCCGAAGGAGAAACCAAACTTGGGAAGTGAGGAAGGAGCAGAGATACAAGAGGGAAGACAAACACAGAACCTGTGGGATGAATCCAGAGCTTCTCACAGGGATGAAAATAAGATTCAGGAGAGCACTTTTCACCTAAAGATAACGAGCATGTCTCCTGAGTACAGTAAAATCTTAAGTTGCCAAAAAGGCTTGAGTACACATCAGACAAGGTATATGAGAGAGAGaccctataaatgcttggagtgtggaaagagttttaatCAGAGTTACAGTCTTCAGAGACATCAAAAAACTCATACAGGGTATCAATGTcttgaatgtggaaaaagcttcagtgcaAATCGCTATCTTACTagacatcacagaactcatacaggagacaaaccttatcaatgcatggagtgtggaaagagcttcagccagagCTACTCTCTTACGTTGCAtcgcagaactcatacaggggacaaaccttacaaatgccttgagtgcggaaagagcttcattaACAACAGCTCCCTTAGattacatcaaagaattcatacaggggaggaaccttataaatgcttggagtgtggaaaggggtTCATTCAGAAAAGCAGCCTTGTTACACATCAGATAACTCATTCAGGAGACAAaccacataaatgcttggagtgtggaaagagcttcgttCAGAAAAGCAACCTTGTTATACATCAAGTAACTCATTCAGGGGACAAaccacataaatgcttggagtgtggaaagagcttcaatcagaaaaGCAATCTTGTTAGACATCAAATAACTCATTCATGGGACAAACcacataaatgtttggagtgtggaaagagcttcagacacAGTTACTACCTtatttcacatcaaagaactcatacaggggagaaaccttataaatgcttggagtgtggaaagagcttcgttCAGAAAAGCAACCTTGTTACACATCAAATAATTCATTCAGGGGACAAAccccataaatgcttggagtgtggaaagagcttcgttCGGAAAAGCAGCCTTATGAGACATCAAATAACTCATTCATGGGACGATCCACATAAATGttcggagtgtggaaagagcttcagtcacagttactcccttacttcacatcaaagaactcatacagaggagaaacctcataaatgcaaggagtgtggaaagagcttcaggcacAGTTTCtcccttactttacatcaaagcaATCATACAGGAGATAAACATCATGAATGcacggagtgtggaaagagctacaGTAACCATAGCCACCTTAgtagacatcaaagaactcatagaGGGGACACGCCTTATAAATGCTtccagtgtggaaagagcttcagatacAGATactcccttactttgcatcaaagaactcatacaggggacaaaccttatgaatgcatggagtgtggaaagaacttcgtTGTCAGTAGCTCCCTTACATCACATCAacgaattcatacaggggagaaaccttataaatgcctggaatgtggaaagagcttcagtgaaagTGGTAATCTTActacacatcaaagaattcatacaggggacaaaccttataaatgcatggagtgtggaaagagcttcagatacAGTTACTCCCTTagttcgcatcacagaactcacagggaagaaaccttataa